AAAAATGGATAATTCATAATAAAAATTTTTAGAGTCGTAGCAAGGCTTGAACGAGTTGGTTAACAAATGGAATGTCGTTGACTTTTAAGCTTTCTTTTTAATTATCCATATGACCATGTCGTAGGCGGTAATGCTAGATGATGGACCATTTATGTTTCAAGCAGATGAGGGAGTCAGTCTCACACGATGAAAGGTAATTAAACCATTTTAGGACAATTCGTGAACTTTATGAACACTAACATTTGTTTTTCCTGTATTTAAGAGTATGATCTTAGATTTGTTGTTGTTATTTCATGGGCGTTAAACAATCCAGTAGCCAGCTTCTTCAACTGCTTCTCTCATATAGGTAACGTTTGTTTGTGATTCTTCAAATGTAACGGTGACGGTATTGTTATTTGGATGTACTTTCGCATCAACGACACCTTCTACATTTTCTAATGCATGCTCAACTGTATCGAGGCAATGCCCGCAACTCATTCTCTCCACTTGCAGATCAATATGCTTCATTTTAATCACCTCAGTGTTATTGGGAGCGATCTAGTTTCCATTTTAACAGTGATTCGCTTTTATAATCGGTAGTATGTTAGGCAAGTGTTGAATCTATACGTGTTAATCCTCCATGTAATTTATGCTTGAACTCCCTTCAACTGACAGAGTAAAGGTGGATACTTAACGTCACTCTATATAGTGAAAGGAGAATGGCAGAATGAAACCGAAAATACGAACATGTTTAATATTGCTATCCTTTATTGTCTTTCTTGGTGGATGTGTAGTTCCACAAGACGAGGAGATGGGTGCAAATGCTGATCGTACACAAGGGTTTAGCGGGTATGGTACAGACAATGTCCGTGGGATGGAAGGACCATTATCGGATATGATGGTTCCAGACCAGGACCCTAAAGGGTTAACGTCAAACGTTCAGTCTATTGCAGGAGAGAATCAATACATGACTGGCGAGCGTCAGATCGATATTCGAAAAGATCGAGGACAGCAACATTCTTCACAAATATTAAGTAATCGTCCAGGGACGTTACATGATAAACAAACCTTACGTGACCCTGGGTTAGAAAATCAAACCCAACAATCAGATACTCAAGAACAATTGAGTAAGAATGAGAAAGTTTCATTAATGTCTCAACGGATTTTAGCGATTAGAAGTGTTCAAGATGTTGATATTATTTCCGATGATGACCTTTATATGATCGGTGTAGAATCAAATGAATCAAGGCGGTCAAAACTGGAAAGTGAAGTATTTGATGCCATTCGTGATATTGTAAATCCAGACCAAGTTTATGTGGCGACAGACCGGAAAACGGTGAATCGCATCCGTGCTCTTCGTAATGGGTTCGAGTCAGGCCAGCCGTTGGAAGAACTTGGTGCGACGTCGTCTGAATTTATTCGCAATTTAAATCGAACATTTGAACAAAATCAAAAATAAGAGTCGGTACAAAACTTGAACTGCCCCCTGTCAAGTAGACAGTGGAAATAATAAAAATGACCTAAGCGGCTTTAGCTCTATATTCTATAGGGC
The genomic region above belongs to Desertibacillus haloalkaliphilus and contains:
- a CDS encoding heavy-metal-associated domain-containing protein; the encoded protein is MKHIDLQVERMSCGHCLDTVEHALENVEGVVDAKVHPNNNTVTVTFEESQTNVTYMREAVEEAGYWIV
- a CDS encoding YhcN/YlaJ family sporulation lipoprotein, giving the protein MKPKIRTCLILLSFIVFLGGCVVPQDEEMGANADRTQGFSGYGTDNVRGMEGPLSDMMVPDQDPKGLTSNVQSIAGENQYMTGERQIDIRKDRGQQHSSQILSNRPGTLHDKQTLRDPGLENQTQQSDTQEQLSKNEKVSLMSQRILAIRSVQDVDIISDDDLYMIGVESNESRRSKLESEVFDAIRDIVNPDQVYVATDRKTVNRIRALRNGFESGQPLEELGATSSEFIRNLNRTFEQNQK